In the genome of Pongo pygmaeus isolate AG05252 chromosome 9, NHGRI_mPonPyg2-v2.0_pri, whole genome shotgun sequence, one region contains:
- the SMIM38 gene encoding small integral membrane protein 38, giving the protein MTSWPGGSFGPDPLLALLMVILLARLILWSCLGTYIDYRLAQRRPQKPKQD; this is encoded by the coding sequence ATGACCTCCTGGCCAGGGGGCAGCTTTGGCCCTGACCCGCTCCTGGCCCTGCTGATGGTGATCCTGCTAGCACGCCTCATCCTGTGGTCCTGCCTCGGGACCTACATCGACTACAGACTGGCCCAGCGGCGGCCCCAGAAACCCAAGCAGGACTAG